The DNA sequence CAACTTATTTTTTATAAACAAGCTTTATTATATAAAACGCTATCCAACCATTTAGGTTGGATAGTCTTTACTTTGTCAAAGCAATCGCTTTATCCATCACTTTGCAAAAGGAACGAGTTCCACACGACGATTTTGGGCACGGCCGGCAGCATCACCATTATCGGCAATCGGCTTGGACGGGCCATAACCAACTGCACGCAGACGGCTGCTATTCACGCCACGCTTTTCAAGATAAGCGACCACGGCTTGGGCACGAGATTCAGAGAGCTTCTGGTTCTTGACGTCAGAGCCCTTGTTATCGGTATGGCCCTGAACTTCGAGATTCGCTTCTGGAATCCTGTTCATAAGATCGGCAATATCGTTAAGAGTCCCGTAGCTTTTCTTGGTGAGCTTTGCGGAACCGGTCTTGAACTGAATTCCCTTCTTAAGCTGGTCGAGGTCTTCCTTCTTGTTAATCGGGCAGCCTTCGCCGTCAACACGGATTCCCGGGAGTGTATTAGGGCACTTGTCGATAACGTCGGCAACACCGTCCTTATCGAAGTCTGGCAAGCAGCCTGTAGAGTCTACGGCGTGACCTGCCGGAGTACCCGGGCACTTGTCCTTAAAGTCTGCAATACCATCATTATCGCTGTCAAGCATACAGCCGTTCGGGCCAACTTCTGCACCGCGCTGGGTATTTGGACACTTGTCGAGGTAATCAGCAACACCGTCCTTGTCATGGTCCATTGGGCAACCCGTAAAGTCTACAGGAATACCGGCCGGGGTGTTCGGGCACTTGTCGAGATTGTCTGCAACACCATCCTTGTCAAAGTCAAGCATGCAACCTGTAGAATCCACAGAAAGGCCTGCAGCCGTATTCGGGCACCTGTCGCTTACGTTAGGAATACCGTCGTTGTCAGAGTCAACGCGGGCAAGGGAATCTGCAATTGCTCTTTCACGAGCGAGTTTTGCTGCATCTTCAACAGGGCATCCTTCGGCATCGACCTTAACGCCCTTTTCTGTACGGGCGCACTTGTCTTCATTGTCCGGGATGCCATCGCCATCGGAATCCTCCGACTTGGGCGCTGCATCAAATTTGACGCTCAAGAGGGCTGAACCGGAAAGAAGCGGAACGCTGGTATAACCATAGTTTGCCTTGACGCCTCTCTGGCCTTGGTAATAGATGATATGATCCCTACCATATTTAACATCAGCATAGTGGTCGAAACCACTCTGGAATAGACGGGCTGCAAAGTCCATACCAAAAGCAAAATCAATATCATGCGGGAAGTGGAAACGGACACCCGGAGTGATAAGCATCGGGTCTACAAGCGGATCGAACGAATAGCGTCCGTTATCCATCAAACGCATTTCGCCAGAGAATTCCAGGAACGGAGTCATCCAGGAAGTCGCATTCCAGTTCAAGCCCGTGCTATAGACAAATGTTTGAGTCAAGCTATAGCTAGCCGGTGAAACATAGCTTGCAGCCAGGTTCCACACAATCGGAGCACCGATCTTGTTGAAGTCGAATGTGAATGCGAGGCCTGCACCAAAAGTCCACCTATCTGCAGTAAACGGGTGCGTATAGCCATTGCCGTTCAGGTACCAGGCATGGCGAGGACGCACACCAGCACATTCCTCACCTGTCGGGACATAGAGGTCGAGCATCAAGGCCATACTATAGACACCGGCCGATGCAAACGGAAGACCTATTTTTGCAAAGACATCCAAGTCACCACGGCTGGTTGTCCACATATTCGCCGTTCCACCCCACTTGGAATTGGCGTGTTCATAGTAAAGCGGGAGAGACATGCCGACATCGATGAAATCCAGGACGCCCACTTCAACAAATATGTTTCCTGAAAGGGATGCGTCAGCATCATTGAAGGCGTATCTTTTCCCATTTACTTCATAGATACCGCCACGAGAAAGTCCCCAGGAGCCAATTGTAAGATTACCGCTCGCCCCGAGATTGACTTGCCATTGACCAAGGGTCTTTGCATTGATTTCATGCAAACCCTCCGATCCACCCAGCATTCCAGCCTGAGCAAAAGCCAGAGTACTAGATAACAAACCTAGAGTGATGATTTTTTTCATATTTTATCCTTCTTTTGAGTTTGTCTTTGTTGTTAAGACTTTTGTTCCTCTGATACTGACTTTCTTAGAATCGTTTTATTAAACTTTTCTGGAGTCGTGAACGTAGGGACAATTTCGTGCAAAGCGCGGATGGCGATTTCATCATTATTTTCAGAAGCCGCACTCTTAAGCTTCCACAGTTCGTTGATGAACTTGGATGTGTCAATATCGATTTGCTTGCCTATGAAGATAAGCTTGTTCTTGGTCTTCTTCAGGCCTTCTTCGTTCATCAAGAGCTCTTCCTTAATTTTCTCCCCTGGACGGAGTCCCGTGAACACAATCGGCACATCTTTATACGGCACCTTGCCATACATGCGG is a window from the Fibrobacter sp. UWB4 genome containing:
- a CDS encoding OmpA family protein, with translation MKKIITLGLLSSTLAFAQAGMLGGSEGLHEINAKTLGQWQVNLGASGNLTIGSWGLSRGGIYEVNGKRYAFNDADASLSGNIFVEVGVLDFIDVGMSLPLYYEHANSKWGGTANMWTTSRGDLDVFAKIGLPFASAGVYSMALMLDLYVPTGEECAGVRPRHAWYLNGNGYTHPFTADRWTFGAGLAFTFDFNKIGAPIVWNLAASYVSPASYSLTQTFVYSTGLNWNATSWMTPFLEFSGEMRLMDNGRYSFDPLVDPMLITPGVRFHFPHDIDFAFGMDFAARLFQSGFDHYADVKYGRDHIIYYQGQRGVKANYGYTSVPLLSGSALLSVKFDAAPKSEDSDGDGIPDNEDKCARTEKGVKVDAEGCPVEDAAKLARERAIADSLARVDSDNDGIPNVSDRCPNTAAGLSVDSTGCMLDFDKDGVADNLDKCPNTPAGIPVDFTGCPMDHDKDGVADYLDKCPNTQRGAEVGPNGCMLDSDNDGIADFKDKCPGTPAGHAVDSTGCLPDFDKDGVADVIDKCPNTLPGIRVDGEGCPINKKEDLDQLKKGIQFKTGSAKLTKKSYGTLNDIADLMNRIPEANLEVQGHTDNKGSDVKNQKLSESRAQAVVAYLEKRGVNSSRLRAVGYGPSKPIADNGDAAGRAQNRRVELVPFAK